From the genome of Longimicrobium sp.:
TCCGAGAACTCAGCATTCAGGAATACGGCCTTCCGAGCCATGGCCGAATCATTCCTTCTTCAAGCCATCGAGGAACGCCTGCGCCTCCTCGGGCCCAGCCGCCAGAGTGGAACGCCCCTCCCGGAAGTCAGACTCAGCCTGCGCCACACGATCCTGCATCTCCGCGTTGTGAAACCAGAGTTGATCGTTAGGAATGAGCGACGCCGGCACCAGTTCGTAGGTGCCGCGACTCGTCTTCTCGAGCAGCACGAAGCTCGTCTCCTGGTCCGCGATCCCAAGGTCCCGGCGAACCTGTTCCGGCAGCGTGTTTCGCCCC
Proteins encoded in this window:
- a CDS encoding AbrB/MazE/SpoVT family DNA-binding domain-containing protein translates to MAFLTVDRRGRNTLPEQVRRDLGIADQETSFVLLEKTSRGTYELVPASLIPNDQLWFHNAEMQDRVAQAESDFREGRSTLAAGPEEAQAFLDGLKKE